A stretch of Oscillospiraceae bacterium DNA encodes these proteins:
- a CDS encoding transporter substrate-binding domain-containing protein, translating into MKKILSILLVLTMAFAVLGLASCTQAPVETPDDETPAEPDTLVCGVTIFENMNEKDENGNWTGFESDFAVEVGKLIGMNVEFQEIDWSQKYNELNSGAIDCIWNGFTANSADNGIARSELVDFSYGYMLNQQCIVTKADKVAEFATAADLAGKTACVEGGSAGAAYAESVTDADKIFATTAQINAFTEVKSGAVDFAVVDIILAQNICGNGDYADLAIVEAIELDSEIYAIGFKKGSELTAKVNEAIKTLEANGKLMELATKYGFENVLKVSETIE; encoded by the coding sequence ATGAAGAAAATTCTTTCCATCCTTTTGGTACTTACAATGGCATTTGCTGTTCTCGGTCTGGCTTCCTGCACACAGGCACCCGTCGAGACTCCCGATGATGAAACTCCCGCAGAGCCCGACACCCTTGTTTGCGGCGTTACCATCTTTGAAAACATGAATGAAAAAGACGAAAACGGTAACTGGACCGGCTTTGAGTCCGACTTTGCAGTAGAAGTCGGCAAGCTTATCGGCATGAACGTTGAGTTCCAGGAAATTGACTGGTCTCAGAAGTACAATGAGCTCAACTCCGGCGCTATCGACTGCATCTGGAACGGCTTCACCGCAAACTCCGCAGACAACGGAATTGCACGCTCCGAGCTCGTTGATTTCTCCTACGGCTATATGCTCAACCAGCAGTGCATCGTAACAAAGGCTGACAAGGTTGCTGAATTTGCAACTGCCGCTGACCTTGCAGGCAAGACTGCTTGCGTTGAAGGCGGAAGCGCAGGTGCTGCTTACGCAGAGTCCGTAACCGACGCTGACAAAATCTTCGCTACCACCGCTCAGATCAATGCTTTCACCGAAGTTAAATCCGGTGCTGTTGACTTTGCAGTAGTTGACATCATTCTTGCTCAGAACATTTGCGGAAACGGTGACTATGCAGACCTTGCTATTGTTGAAGCAATCGAGCTTGACTCTGAAATCTATGCTATCGGCTTCAAGAAGGGCAGCGAGCTTACCGCAAAGGTAAACGAAGCCATCAAGACTCTGGAAGCAAACGGCAAGCTTATGGAGCTGGCTACAAAATACGGCTTTGAAAACGTTCTGAAGGTTTCCGAAACCATCGAATAA
- a CDS encoding amino acid ABC transporter permease, with product MGFWDVNLSLFGGLKYTCLIFALTLVLALPLGLVIAFGSMSKFKPLSYLVKTFVWVIRGVPLMLQVIIFFYVPGFMLGTPILSRFNSVIAAFVINYACYFSEIYRGGIESISKGQYEAGQVLGMTKSQIFFKVVLMQVVKRILPPMSNEVITLVKDTALARVIMIVEILQAAQNFAAYGLMWPLFYTAVFYLAFVGILTLLFGYFERKLSYYRV from the coding sequence ATGGGATTCTGGGATGTAAATTTAAGCCTTTTCGGCGGATTAAAATACACCTGCCTGATATTTGCGCTAACACTTGTGTTAGCGCTTCCTTTAGGTTTGGTGATAGCATTCGGCTCAATGTCAAAATTCAAACCGCTTTCCTACCTTGTCAAAACCTTTGTATGGGTAATACGCGGCGTACCATTGATGCTTCAGGTAATCATATTCTTCTACGTCCCCGGCTTTATGCTGGGTACACCTATACTTTCGCGTTTTAATTCCGTTATTGCGGCGTTTGTGATAAACTACGCCTGTTATTTTTCGGAAATCTACCGTGGTGGTATTGAGTCCATCTCAAAGGGTCAGTACGAGGCAGGTCAGGTGCTGGGCATGACGAAAAGCCAGATATTCTTCAAGGTTGTGCTCATGCAGGTGGTAAAACGCATTCTTCCCCCTATGTCCAACGAGGTCATAACACTTGTAAAGGATACCGCACTTGCCAGAGTTATAATGATTGTTGAAATTCTCCAGGCGGCACAGAATTTCGCTGCCTACGGTCTTATGTGGCCCCTGTTCTACACGGCTGTATTCTACCTTGCATTTGTCGGAATACTTACGCTTCTGTTCGGATATTTTGAGAGAAAGCTCTCATATTACAGAGTTTAA
- a CDS encoding amino acid ABC transporter ATP-binding protein, with the protein MAFLNVESIKKRFGSNEVLKNISFSLEKGEVLAIIGSSGSGKTTLLRCLNFLEKADSGKITVGNELLFDGDDKNTFNEKTIREKRLHFGLVFQSFNLFPQYTALKNITLAPEMHLAERASKAKMSHAEKRAEHDKILQNAKTLLDSVGLSMKAEAYPCELSGGQCQRVAIARALALSPDVLCFDEPTSALDPELTGEVLRVIRDLKSSDRTMIVVTHEMEFARNVADRVIFMSDGVIEEEGTPEEVFDNPKSPRTREFLTRPEF; encoded by the coding sequence ATGGCATTTCTTAATGTTGAAAGCATAAAAAAGCGCTTCGGCTCAAACGAGGTTCTCAAGAACATCTCCTTCAGCCTCGAAAAGGGCGAGGTGCTCGCCATAATAGGCTCCTCGGGAAGCGGTAAAACCACTCTTTTAAGATGTCTCAATTTTCTTGAAAAAGCAGACAGCGGAAAAATAACCGTTGGTAACGAGCTTCTTTTCGACGGCGACGACAAAAACACCTTCAACGAAAAAACAATCCGCGAAAAAAGGCTTCATTTCGGTCTTGTTTTCCAATCGTTCAATCTTTTCCCGCAATATACGGCGCTTAAAAATATAACTCTTGCACCCGAAATGCATCTCGCCGAGCGTGCGTCAAAAGCAAAAATGTCTCACGCCGAAAAGCGTGCAGAGCACGATAAAATTCTGCAAAACGCAAAAACGCTTCTGGATAGTGTGGGGCTTTCAATGAAAGCAGAAGCATATCCCTGCGAGCTTTCGGGCGGTCAGTGCCAGCGTGTTGCCATCGCCCGTGCATTGGCGCTCAGTCCCGACGTACTGTGCTTTGACGAGCCCACTTCGGCTCTTGATCCTGAGCTTACAGGCGAAGTACTGAGAGTTATCAGGGACCTTAAATCCAGTGACCGCACTATGATAGTGGTTACGCACGAAATGGAATTTGCGCGCAATGTTGCCGACCGTGTTATATTTATGTCGGACGGTGTAATTGAGGAAGAAGGCACTCCCGAAGAAGTTTTTGACAATCCAAAAAGTCCCAGAACACGTGAGTTTCTCACACGGCCTGAATTTTAA
- a CDS encoding AMP-dependent synthetase yields the protein MKLTFSTKHVNRTSFLETCKFAYDYGFAGFEIYDAIKERKQHYDSILRSDRVSDSKRKLVNRNLNVSALVYPYELESEQADAQTILRYVEMARNAGIERVILHIDEKTDNENLRQKLSDAIKYAETADIQILFETSGFLCETENVIDIINFFSSAVIGASWNVRETYFTAGESAETTIKNLGAYIKYVRLGDKKDGRTVLIGEGELPVNSFLNALSSLNYDGYICAAWNEEINDADIVLTHFTNYISGLSRDKKEFDRTYYNRDKSGTFVWKKYDVIDATFSDVLDTMAERYPDQYAFKYTTLDYTRTYTQFRRDVDECAAALISLGVKAGDHVAIWATNVPAWFITFWATTKIGAVLVTVNTAYKIHEIEYLLRQSDTHTLVMIEELKDINYREIIKELCPELKSLTPGQPLYSKNLPFLRNVVTVGFSMDGCLTWEQMLERSKLIPHEEVRRRASLVKPDDVCNMQYTSGTTGFPKGVMLTHRNIVNNGKTIGDRMDLSTADRMMVQVPMFHCFGMVLSMTSTMTHGGTLCPMPYFSPKSSLACVNDEHITCFNGVPTMFIAMFNHADFAKTDFSYMRTGIMAGANCPADLMRRAAAEMNMREIISVYGQTEASPGCTMGEVNEDIDHRVETVGSPFPGVECKVIDPETGEELPDGESGEFVARGFNIMKGYYKMPEATAQTIDADGWLHSGDICCRTPDGYYKVTGRLKDMIIRGGENLYPREIEEFYLTNPKVRDVQVVGVPDKTYGEECCAWIILHNGETADEAEMKDFGNASIAKHKVPRYFLFVKEFPMNAAGKILKYKMREESVEILGIKK from the coding sequence ATGAAGCTTACCTTTTCGACAAAACACGTAAACCGCACGTCATTTCTTGAAACTTGCAAATTTGCTTACGATTACGGATTTGCAGGCTTTGAGATCTACGATGCAATAAAGGAAAGAAAACAACATTACGACAGCATTCTCAGAAGTGACCGCGTTTCGGACTCAAAACGCAAGCTGGTTAACCGCAATCTCAATGTTTCGGCGCTGGTATATCCTTATGAGCTGGAAAGCGAGCAGGCAGATGCTCAGACCATTCTCAGATATGTGGAGATGGCGCGCAACGCAGGTATAGAGCGTGTTATACTGCACATTGACGAAAAAACCGACAATGAAAATCTCCGCCAAAAGCTCAGCGATGCAATAAAGTACGCAGAAACGGCGGATATTCAGATACTTTTTGAAACATCGGGCTTTCTCTGCGAGACCGAAAATGTTATAGATATTATCAACTTTTTCTCCTCCGCTGTAATAGGAGCTTCGTGGAATGTGCGCGAAACATATTTCACCGCCGGCGAAAGTGCGGAAACCACTATAAAAAATCTCGGTGCGTATATAAAATATGTCCGTCTGGGTGACAAAAAAGACGGCAGAACGGTGCTTATCGGTGAGGGTGAACTGCCCGTCAACAGCTTTTTAAACGCTCTTTCATCCCTCAATTATGACGGCTATATCTGTGCTGCCTGGAACGAGGAGATAAATGATGCGGATATAGTTCTTACCCATTTCACAAATTATATATCCGGGCTCTCGCGTGATAAAAAGGAATTCGACCGCACTTACTATAACCGTGACAAGTCGGGAACCTTTGTATGGAAAAAATACGACGTTATCGATGCAACCTTCTCCGACGTACTGGATACCATGGCTGAACGGTATCCTGACCAGTACGCTTTTAAATACACCACACTGGATTACACCAGAACCTACACCCAGTTCAGACGTGATGTGGACGAATGTGCCGCCGCACTTATTTCACTGGGCGTAAAGGCGGGAGACCATGTTGCAATATGGGCAACAAACGTGCCCGCATGGTTTATAACCTTCTGGGCAACTACAAAAATCGGTGCAGTGCTTGTAACGGTTAATACGGCATACAAAATACACGAAATAGAATATCTTCTGCGTCAGTCAGACACACACACACTGGTAATGATAGAGGAATTAAAAGATATTAATTACCGAGAAATAATCAAGGAGCTTTGTCCCGAGCTCAAGAGTCTTACACCGGGTCAGCCGCTTTATTCCAAGAATCTCCCATTCCTGCGCAATGTAGTAACAGTGGGCTTTTCCATGGACGGCTGTCTTACCTGGGAACAAATGCTGGAGCGCAGTAAGCTTATTCCTCACGAAGAAGTACGCCGCCGCGCCTCTCTTGTCAAGCCCGATGACGTGTGCAATATGCAGTATACCTCAGGAACAACAGGCTTTCCCAAGGGTGTTATGCTTACCCACAGAAACATTGTCAACAACGGCAAAACAATTGGAGACAGAATGGATCTTTCAACTGCTGACCGCATGATGGTACAGGTACCCATGTTCCACTGCTTCGGAATGGTGCTTTCCATGACCTCCACCATGACTCACGGCGGAACGCTGTGCCCTATGCCGTATTTCTCACCAAAATCCTCACTGGCATGTGTAAATGATGAACACATCACCTGCTTCAACGGTGTCCCTACCATGTTTATCGCAATGTTCAATCACGCAGATTTTGCAAAAACTGACTTTTCGTATATGCGCACCGGCATTATGGCAGGTGCAAACTGCCCTGCCGACCTTATGCGCCGTGCCGCAGCCGAAATGAACATGAGAGAAATCATCTCGGTTTACGGACAGACCGAAGCTTCCCCCGGATGCACCATGGGCGAAGTGAATGAGGATATCGACCACCGTGTCGAAACAGTGGGAAGTCCTTTCCCGGGTGTAGAATGCAAAGTTATTGACCCGGAAACGGGCGAAGAGCTTCCGGACGGCGAAAGCGGTGAATTTGTGGCGCGCGGCTTCAACATTATGAAAGGCTACTACAAAATGCCGGAAGCCACCGCACAGACCATTGATGCAGACGGATGGCTCCATTCCGGAGATATATGCTGCCGCACTCCAGACGGATACTACAAGGTTACAGGCCGTCTTAAAGATATGATAATCCGCGGAGGTGAAAACCTGTACCCCCGCGAAATAGAAGAATTTTATCTCACAAATCCCAAGGTTCGCGACGTTCAGGTAGTAGGTGTTCCGGACAAAACCTACGGCGAAGAATGCTGTGCATGGATAATTCTTCACAATGGCGAAACAGCTGACGAGGCTGAAATGAAAGACTTCGGTAACGCATCCATAGCAAAGCACAAAGTGCCCAGATACTTCCTGTTCGTGAAGGAATTCCCCATGAATGCCGCAGGAAAAATACTCAAATACAAAATGCGTGAAGAATCGGTTGAAATACTGGGAATAAAAAAATAA
- a CDS encoding helix-turn-helix domain-containing protein, which translates to MIYNEVLQRGTSDFPIELYHVDKQHVRYGESYSHWHGEVEFLHILSGKLTVRLNNNTYCAQRGDILFINSETVHYFSPDDCVYECIVFSTDLLPEYLMGSFSLAQALKNHEYVVEEFYANRDSQYSRAMRDVFSAMKCTNPSYKFKVMGALNNLFAAIVEENLYHPTEIMPVTLGKNVNKLRMVLAFIRGNYDAQITLNEMAESAEMSPKYFCHFFKAMTTKTPIEYLNFYRIEMAIKKLINSDMSVTEVAFSCGFNDLSYFIKTFKQVKGVTPAKYRKSFM; encoded by the coding sequence ATGATATATAATGAAGTGCTTCAAAGGGGCACAAGTGACTTCCCAATAGAGCTTTATCATGTGGATAAACAACATGTAAGATACGGCGAATCTTATTCCCATTGGCACGGAGAAGTGGAGTTTCTGCACATTCTTTCGGGCAAGCTTACCGTAAGACTTAATAACAATACATACTGTGCACAAAGAGGGGATATATTATTCATTAATTCCGAAACAGTGCATTATTTTTCACCCGATGATTGTGTGTATGAATGCATAGTTTTCAGCACGGATTTGCTTCCCGAGTATCTTATGGGCAGTTTTTCTCTCGCACAGGCTCTTAAAAACCATGAGTATGTGGTGGAGGAGTTTTATGCGAATAGGGATTCACAGTATTCCCGAGCCATGAGAGATGTTTTCAGCGCCATGAAATGCACTAATCCATCATACAAATTCAAGGTAATGGGTGCATTGAACAATTTGTTTGCCGCAATAGTGGAGGAGAATCTGTATCACCCCACCGAAATCATGCCTGTCACACTTGGCAAAAACGTAAATAAGCTGAGAATGGTGCTTGCCTTTATACGCGGTAATTATGATGCGCAGATAACTTTGAATGAAATGGCTGAGTCGGCTGAAATGTCTCCTAAGTATTTCTGCCATTTTTTCAAAGCAATGACAACCAAGACCCCTATCGAGTATCTTAACTTCTATCGCATTGAAATGGCAATAAAAAAGCTTATAAATTCCGACATGAGCGTAACGGAAGTGGCATTTTCATGCGGATTTAACGATCTTAGCTATTTTATCAAAACCTTCAAGCAGGTTAAAGGTGTGACTCCCGCAAAATACAGAAAGAGTTTTATGTGA
- a CDS encoding L-fucose isomerase, whose translation MSNNRYVGGYPVIGIRPVIDARRGPLKLRESLEAQTMELAMAAKKLFEENLNYSNGDPVKVVIANHSIGRVPEAAACAEQFKKEGVDITLSVTPCWCYGSETMDMDPNTIKGVWGFNGTERPGAVYLAAVLASHAQKGLPAFGIYGHEVQDRDQVSTIPEDVKEKLLRFGRAAVAVATMRGKSYLQIGSQCMGIGGSIMDQDFVESYLGMRVESVDEVEVLRRMEEGIYNEEEYRKALKWTKEHCKMGRDDNPDSVRFSDEEKEKQWEFTVKMYCIIKDLMTGNNDLPERFGEEMLGHNAIAGGFQGQRQWTDHWPNCDYPEALLSSTFDHNGAREPYTLATENDVLNGLGMLFMRLLTHRAQIFADVRTYWSPEATKRVTGYDLEGKAKENGGIIHLLNSGAACLDACGECKDENGNAIMKKWWEVTEEDIKKMTDATVWCEAGFDNFRGGGFSSHFTTRAEMPATMIRLNLVKGLGPVLQIAEGWTVHLPDEVSDTLMERTNPTWPCTWFTPRCTGEGAFKSAYDVMNNWGANHGAISYGHIGADLITMCSMLRIPVCMHNVPEDQIFRPAAWNAFGMDKEGQDYRACAAYGPLYK comes from the coding sequence ATGTCTAACAACAGATATGTAGGTGGCTATCCCGTTATAGGAATACGCCCCGTAATTGATGCAAGACGCGGCCCATTAAAGCTGCGTGAAAGCCTCGAGGCTCAGACCATGGAGCTTGCCATGGCGGCAAAAAAATTATTCGAGGAAAACCTCAACTACTCCAACGGCGATCCCGTTAAGGTAGTTATTGCAAATCACAGCATCGGAAGAGTTCCCGAAGCAGCGGCTTGTGCCGAGCAGTTTAAAAAAGAAGGCGTTGATATCACGTTGTCTGTGACTCCCTGCTGGTGCTACGGCTCTGAAACAATGGACATGGACCCTAACACCATTAAAGGTGTATGGGGATTTAACGGCACCGAAAGACCCGGTGCAGTTTACCTTGCAGCAGTGCTTGCCTCACACGCACAAAAAGGGCTGCCGGCCTTTGGCATTTACGGCCATGAGGTTCAGGACAGAGACCAGGTAAGCACCATTCCCGAAGATGTAAAGGAAAAGCTTCTTCGCTTTGGACGTGCGGCTGTTGCAGTTGCTACCATGAGAGGCAAGTCTTATCTTCAGATCGGTTCTCAGTGCATGGGTATCGGCGGCTCTATCATGGATCAGGATTTTGTTGAATCCTATCTTGGAATGAGAGTTGAATCCGTTGACGAGGTTGAAGTTCTCCGCCGTATGGAGGAAGGCATCTACAACGAAGAAGAATACCGTAAGGCTCTCAAATGGACCAAGGAGCACTGCAAAATGGGTCGCGATGACAACCCCGATTCCGTACGCTTTTCTGACGAAGAAAAGGAAAAGCAGTGGGAATTCACCGTTAAAATGTACTGCATTATAAAAGACCTTATGACAGGCAACAACGACCTTCCCGAAAGATTCGGTGAGGAAATGCTGGGTCACAATGCCATCGCGGGCGGATTCCAGGGTCAGAGACAGTGGACAGACCACTGGCCCAACTGCGACTATCCTGAGGCTCTTCTCAGCTCCACCTTTGACCACAACGGCGCACGCGAGCCCTACACTCTGGCTACTGAAAACGACGTTCTCAACGGTCTGGGCATGCTGTTCATGAGATTGCTCACTCACCGCGCTCAGATTTTCGCAGACGTTCGTACCTACTGGTCTCCCGAGGCTACAAAGCGTGTTACCGGCTACGATCTGGAGGGCAAAGCGAAGGAAAACGGCGGTATCATCCATCTTCTCAACTCCGGTGCGGCTTGTCTTGATGCCTGTGGCGAATGCAAGGACGAAAACGGCAACGCCATCATGAAGAAGTGGTGGGAAGTTACCGAGGAAGATATAAAGAAAATGACCGACGCAACCGTATGGTGCGAGGCAGGCTTCGACAACTTCCGCGGCGGCGGATTCTCCAGCCACTTTACAACCCGTGCCGAAATGCCCGCAACCATGATAAGACTCAATCTTGTCAAGGGTCTGGGTCCCGTTCTTCAGATTGCTGAGGGCTGGACAGTTCATCTTCCCGACGAGGTTTCCGACACTCTTATGGAAAGAACAAATCCCACCTGGCCCTGCACATGGTTTACCCCCAGATGCACAGGCGAGGGTGCTTTCAAGAGTGCATATGACGTGATGAACAACTGGGGTGCAAACCACGGCGCTATCAGCTACGGTCACATCGGTGCTGACCTTATCACCATGTGTTCCATGCTGAGAATTCCCGTTTGCATGCACAATGTACCCGAGGATCAGATTTTCAGACCTGCGGCATGGAATGCCTTCGGTATGGACAAAGAGGGACAGGATTACAGAGCCTGCGCAGCTTACGGTCCTCTTTACAAATAA
- the dnaJ gene encoding molecular chaperone DnaJ: protein MAEKRDFYEVLGLPKTSSDDEIKKAFRKLAMKYHPDRNPGDKEAEDKFKEINEAYEILSNPEKKKLYDQYGHAGVDPQYGAGAGGGFGGFGGGFGGFDMDFGDLFGGIFGGGGRSRNGPVRGDDIGYRMMLTFEEAAFGCTKEISYSRIEQCSECNGSGAAAGTVAETCPKCRGTGQMNVRQSTAFGMFQTTKTCDNCRGTGKIIKTPCKKCNGAGLEKKSKKLEINFPAGIDDGQRVSARGQGNAGRNGGPSGDLIVEVQIRPHPVFERDGYTVFCEVPITMVEAALGAEIDVPTLDGNIKYTIPEGTQNGKQFTLKNRGIQNINSTRRGDQIIQIEVEIPKNLSDKQKEILRQFESSLGNNNNAKKKSFVDKLKDYLKK, encoded by the coding sequence ATGGCTGAAAAAAGAGATTTTTATGAGGTTTTGGGCTTGCCCAAAACCTCAAGTGACGATGAGATAAAAAAAGCTTTCCGAAAGCTTGCCATGAAATACCACCCCGACAGAAACCCCGGGGATAAGGAAGCAGAGGACAAGTTCAAGGAAATAAACGAGGCTTACGAGATACTTTCCAATCCCGAAAAGAAAAAGCTTTATGACCAGTATGGTCACGCAGGTGTCGATCCTCAGTACGGTGCAGGCGCAGGTGGCGGCTTCGGCGGCTTCGGAGGAGGATTCGGTGGCTTTGATATGGATTTCGGCGATCTGTTCGGCGGAATTTTCGGTGGCGGCGGACGCAGTCGTAACGGCCCCGTCAGAGGCGATGATATAGGTTATCGCATGATGCTTACCTTCGAGGAAGCGGCTTTCGGCTGTACAAAGGAGATTTCTTACAGCCGTATTGAGCAGTGCTCCGAGTGTAACGGAAGCGGTGCGGCGGCAGGTACTGTTGCGGAAACTTGTCCTAAGTGCCGCGGAACGGGTCAGATGAATGTACGTCAGAGTACCGCTTTCGGTATGTTCCAGACTACAAAGACGTGTGATAATTGCCGCGGAACCGGTAAAATAATAAAAACTCCATGTAAAAAATGCAATGGCGCAGGCCTGGAAAAGAAAAGCAAAAAGCTGGAAATCAATTTTCCGGCAGGTATCGATGACGGACAGCGCGTTTCTGCAAGAGGCCAGGGTAATGCAGGACGTAACGGCGGCCCCAGCGGTGACCTTATAGTTGAGGTGCAGATAAGACCGCATCCTGTGTTTGAGCGCGACGGTTACACAGTATTTTGCGAAGTGCCCATAACCATGGTTGAAGCGGCGCTTGGCGCAGAAATAGATGTTCCCACACTGGATGGCAACATAAAGTACACAATTCCCGAGGGCACGCAGAACGGTAAGCAGTTTACATTGAAAAACCGTGGTATCCAGAACATAAATTCCACCCGTCGAGGCGACCAGATAATTCAAATAGAGGTCGAAATACCCAAAAACCTCAGCGACAAGCAAAAAGAAATACTCCGACAGTTCGAGTCCTCACTGGGCAATAACAATAACGCCAAAAAGAAGAGCTTTGTGGACAAACTGAAAGACTATTTGAAAAAGTAA
- the dnaK gene encoding molecular chaperone DnaK: protein MAKIIGIDLGTTNSCVAVFEGGEPTVITNPEGARTTPSVVAFSKAGERMVGQIAKRQAITNPDRTISSIKRDMGTDKKVNIDDKSYTPQEISAMILQKLKADAEAFLGTTVSQAVITVPAYFTDAQRQATKDAGKIAGLEVLRIINEPTAAALSYGVDKENEQKVLVFDLGGGTFDVSILEISDGVFEVLATAGNNRLGGDDFDERIINWMADEFKRDNGIDLRNDRSSLQRLKEAAEKAKIELSGVMSTNINLPFITADATGPKHFDATLTRAKFNELTADLVENTMGPTRQALSDAGLQPSQIDKVLLVGGSSRIPAVQDAVKNFIGKEPFKGINPDECVAMGAAIQAGVLGGDVKDLLLLDVTPLSLGIETLGGIFNKLIERNTTIPVKKSQIYSTAADNQTSVEIHVLQGEREMARDNKTLGRFNLDGIAPAPRGIPQIEVTFDIDANGIVNVTACDKGTGKEQHISITASTNMSQEDIEKAIKDAELHAEEDKKAKENIETRNQAETLMFQAEKAMTDAGDKLTDEDKAPVKAAIDKLRETVKGEDIEAIKADTEALTQAVYAISAKLYQGDPNAQGGFDPNAGGAQQNSDGSYNADFTDKSDN from the coding sequence ATGGCAAAAATCATAGGTATCGACTTAGGTACAACCAACTCCTGCGTAGCAGTATTCGAGGGCGGTGAGCCCACTGTTATAACCAATCCCGAAGGAGCACGTACCACTCCTTCCGTTGTTGCTTTCTCCAAGGCAGGCGAAAGAATGGTAGGTCAGATAGCAAAAAGACAGGCTATTACCAATCCCGACAGAACCATCAGCTCCATCAAGCGTGATATGGGTACCGACAAAAAGGTAAATATCGACGATAAGAGCTATACTCCCCAGGAAATTTCCGCAATGATTCTGCAGAAGCTTAAGGCGGATGCAGAGGCATTCCTCGGCACTACCGTAAGCCAGGCGGTAATCACAGTTCCCGCATACTTCACCGACGCACAGCGCCAGGCAACTAAGGATGCAGGTAAAATTGCAGGTCTTGAGGTTCTTCGTATAATCAACGAGCCTACCGCGGCGGCTCTTTCCTACGGCGTTGACAAGGAAAATGAACAGAAGGTTCTTGTATTCGACCTTGGCGGCGGCACCTTCGACGTTTCTATTTTGGAAATCTCCGACGGTGTATTTGAGGTTCTCGCAACCGCGGGTAACAACCGTCTGGGCGGCGATGACTTTGACGAACGTATTATTAACTGGATGGCAGACGAGTTCAAGAGAGATAACGGTATCGACCTTAGAAATGACCGTTCGTCCCTTCAGAGACTCAAGGAAGCTGCTGAAAAAGCAAAAATTGAGCTTAGCGGCGTAATGTCTACCAACATCAATCTTCCCTTTATCACAGCAGATGCTACCGGCCCCAAGCACTTCGATGCAACTCTTACCAGAGCAAAGTTCAATGAGCTTACCGCGGACCTTGTTGAAAACACAATGGGTCCCACCCGTCAGGCTCTCAGCGACGCAGGTCTTCAGCCCTCTCAGATAGATAAGGTCCTTCTCGTAGGCGGCTCCAGCCGTATTCCTGCTGTACAGGATGCGGTTAAGAACTTCATCGGTAAAGAGCCCTTCAAGGGCATCAACCCCGACGAATGTGTTGCAATGGGCGCAGCTATTCAGGCAGGTGTATTGGGCGGCGATGTAAAAGATCTTCTGCTTCTGGACGTCACACCTCTGTCTTTGGGTATCGAAACTCTTGGCGGTATCTTCAATAAGCTTATCGAAAGAAACACCACCATTCCCGTTAAAAAGAGCCAGATTTACTCCACTGCTGCCGACAACCAGACCTCTGTTGAAATCCATGTACTTCAGGGCGAACGTGAAATGGCGCGTGATAATAAGACTCTGGGCAGATTTAATCTTGACGGCATTGCACCTGCACCCCGCGGAATTCCTCAGATTGAGGTTACCTTTGATATTGACGCCAACGGTATTGTAAACGTTACCGCTTGCGACAAGGGCACAGGTAAGGAACAGCACATCTCCATTACCGCTTCCACCAACATGTCTCAGGAAGACATCGAAAAAGCCATAAAGGATGCAGAGCTTCACGCTGAAGAGGATAAGAAGGCAAAGGAAAACATCGAGACCAGAAACCAGGCTGAAACTCTTATGTTCCAGGCTGAAAAGGCGATGACTGATGCAGGCGACAAGCTGACTGACGAGGACAAGGCTCCCGTAAAGGCGGCAATCGATAAACTCCGCGAAACTGTAAAGGGCGAGGACATTGAAGCCATTAAGGCGGATACCGAGGCACTCACACAGGCGGTTTACGCAATTTCAGCAAAGCTTTACCAGGGTGACCCCAATGCGCAGGGCGGTTTTGACCCCAATGCAGGCGGTGCACAGCAGAACTCCGATGGCTCCTACAATGCCGATTTTACTGATAAATCCGATAATTAA